GCGAACGCAACGCCGGCACCGCCCCTGCCTACAGTTGGGCTGGCTACACTGCTCGAACCCCCAGAAACAGAGCCATTAACGCCTTTTGATCCCCTGTCTGTACAAAGTGAGCCAGAAGCGCCGGCTAACACCCCTTTAGAAACTGTCCTCACAACCGATTTAAACTTAGAACCGACAGAAATATCGGCCAACCCGACGTTCGCAGCACTCAGCAATGAACCGACCGGCCCGATCAGCAACCCGGTGCAACTGGCTAAGTGGCAAGAGAAGCTCGAAAAATCCATCATTAAAACCCTGCAAACAGCCTCTCGGCGAGCAAACCGGGTATTGCAACAGGCGGGCGTCATCTCGAAGAAATTGCCCGAACCCATTTTAGAAGCGGCGGTGAAAGCAGAAGCCGCTGAGGCCGTGGCTGGGCCACCCAACCTATTAAATTTATTGGTGGAAACCGAAAATTCTCTGGAGTCTAATTCTACGATGACTCAACTGCTAGCCATTCATCTACGCTTGTCTGAGATTGAATTTGCCGATTCAACAGTAATGGCCGGTCGTAACCAAATTCGGAAGCTTTCAGTCAAGGCAACCCAACTTGGACGCGACTATCAGAAAAAGCAACGAGAACGGGCAGTTGCAGAAGCAGAGGCGGCATGGCGATCTAGCTGGTTTGAGGAATAACGTTCAGGTAGTAAAAGCAGGTTTTGAGTGTTAATCTATTCGCAAAACCGGCCCTTACATTGATCAGTGATTCGCTCATCGCTAAAGCGCTCATCCCTAATTAAAGATTGCTCATTCCTACCCCTCACTGACTGCTGAGCCATGATCGACAACAAACCAGATTGGGTGCGATTACAAAAAGCTCTGTCAATTGAGGCAGAGAACGGCTTTAGTGACTTGGTGGGCAAACAATACCGCTTTAGCGAGTTTCTCCACCTGAGTTTCAGCCAAGCGCCGGCAGCCTTATCGCCGAATGATCGGCAACGGTGGGGAGAAATAGCCACAGCCTTTGCCGGCTATCCCGATCTGAGTGTTGAGAACAGGCAGGGTTTGATCGCAGATACCCGTGTGTTTCTACTTCAGATGCAGCGAGTTTTTCTGCGGCGAGACGCCAATCAGGAGCAGGAAAGCGAGGAGAAATCATCTTCAAGCTCAAATGTCAAGCAACCCAAAACCGCACCTTTGGCACCGGCAGCCAGCAGTTCTACATCGACTGCCTCCCTTGACCAACCGCTGACTCGCTTATCTGGAATAGGGCCAAGGAATGGGGAACGCTTAGCCAGCTTAGGTTTGTACACCGTCCGGGATCTGCTTTACTACTACCCTCGCGACCATATTGACTATGCGCGTCAGGTGAATATCCGCGACTTGGAACCGGGAGAAACGGTGACGATTGTGGCAACAATAAAGCGCAGCAATTGCTACAGCAGTCCCAAAAACAAGAAATTAACGATTCTAGAACTGGTCCTGAAAGACAGCACCGGCCAGCTTAAAATTAGCCGATTTCTTGTCGGTCGCATGAGTAATCGCGGGTGGCAAGAACAGCAAAGGCGAATGTACCCTGCCGGTGCAGTGATTGCGGCGTCGGGGTTGGTGAAAGCCAATAAATATGGCCTAACTCTGGATAAGCCAGAAATGGAAGTTTTAGACAACAGCACCGGCTCGATAGAGTCAATGAAAATCGGGCGGGTGCTGCCGGTTTATCCCCTGACGGAAGGTGTGGGGGCCGATGTCGTCAGAAAGGCCGTGCTTGCAGCGATGCCGGCAGTTAACCAGATTCAGGATGCGATGCCGGCGGGTTTGCGGGATCGCTATGGGTTGATGAAGTTGAAGGAGGCGATTTCCAACATTCACTTCCCAACCGACCGCGATATTTTGGCAGAAGCGCGACGCCGCCTGGTCTTTGATGAGTTTTTCTATCTTCAGTTGGGATTGCTGAGTCGCAGAGCTAATCAGCGCCAAGTTCAAAATAGTGCGATTCTGGCCTCTACCGGCCAGTTGATCAATGATTTCTACAAAGTATTACCGTTCAAACTCACAAACGCTCAGCAGCGAGTGGTCAATGATATCCTGAACGATTTGCAGAAACCGGAACCGATGAATCGGCTCGTGCAGGGGGATGTGGGTGCCGGTAAGACGGTGGTTGCCGTGGTGGCAATGCTGGCGGCGATTCAATCCGGCTACCAAGCAGCGCTGATGGCTCCCACGGAGGTGCTGGCAGAGCAGCATTATCGCAAGTTGGTATCGTGGTTAAATTTGCTACACCTGCCGGTGGAATTACTGACGGGTTCGACGAAAACGGCTAAGCGGCGAGAAATTCACGCGCAGTTAGAAACCGGGGAACTGCCGGTGTTAGTGGGGACTCACGCGCTGATTCAAGAAGGGGTGAATTTCCATCAACTCGGATTGATTGTGATCGATGAACAGCACCGTTTTGGAGTGCAGCAGCGGGCGAAGTTGCAGCAAAAAGGTGTGGAAGGGGTCGCTCATGTACTGACAATGACAGCGACGCCAATCCCAAGAACCCTTGCCTTGACGCTGCACGGGGATTTGGATGTAAGTCAAATTGATGAATTACCCCCAGGCCGGCAAGCGATACAGACAACAGTTTTAGCCGGCAGTGAGCGAGAAAATGCTTACGATCTGCTGCGTCGGGAAATCGTGCAAGGCCGGCAAGCCTATGTGGTGCTGCCGCTGGTGGAAGAGTCGGAAAAGCTGGATTTAAAGTCAGCCATTGAGGAGTATCAGCACTTACAGGATGTGATTTTTCCAGATGTGCCGGTGGGGTTGCTGCACGGACGTTTGAATTCGGCCCAGAAGGAAGACGCAATTGGCAAGTTTCGAGACGGTCATACAAAGATTCTCGTTTCTACTACTGTAGTGGAAGTCGGGGTAGATGTGCCCAATGCTACCGTGATGTTAATTGAAAATGCGGAGCGTTTTGGACTGTCTCAGTTGCACCAGTTGCGCGGTCGTATCGGTCGAGGTGCCCACAAATCCTTCTGTCTACTAATGGCCAATCCCAAGGCAACGGCGGATGCGAAACAGCGGTTGCAGGTATTGGAACAGTCCCAGGATGGGTTTTTTATTTCCGAGATGGATATGCGGTTGCGCGGACCCGGTCAGGTGATGGGAACGCGGCAGTCTGGGTTGCCGGATTTTGTGCTGGCTAGTTTGGTGGACGATCAGGAGATTTTGGTGCTGGCACGGGATGCGGCTGAGAAGGTGATGCAGAAGGATGCAACGCTGGATACTTGGCCCCGGTTAAAGCGGGAATTGGAGTTGCGCTATGAGCGAATGCTGGGTGGAGCGATTTGGACGTGATTGATCAAGATTGCTTGTTTAAGAAGTTATTATCCACATTTTTTGTGGAGTTTTTGGAGTTATTTTTTCCAGAGGTTATTGCTTATCTAGATATTAATTCTATAGAACCTGTAGATAAAGAGATATTTACAGATGTGAGGGCTGGGGAGCAATATGAAGCGGCATCAAAATCCGGTGGCGAGTGCGCTGATGGCTAAAAGAAATATAGCGCCGGCGGATCGTCCGAGAGTAAAAGCTGAGTGTCTGCAATTGCTGGCAACTTTACGACTAGATCGAGCGCAGATGCAATTAATTTCCGGATTTATTGACACTTATCTGCGCCTGAATGCTAAGGAGACAGAGATTTTCCGGGCTGAAATTGGTAGCATTGAACCAGAGGAACGGGAGGAAGTTATGCAAATTGTCACGAGCTGGATGGAAGAAGGAATTCAACAAGGACTTTAACAAGGAAGACAGGAAGGAGAGTTAGCGCTGATTATGGGCCTACTCAACCGGCGACTCGGTACAGTTGAGCCACAGTTGCAAGAGTGCATTCAACAGTTATCAATTCCTCAATTAGAGGATTTAGCTGAGGCGTTGCTAGATTTTTCCCAGGTTGGGGATTTAGTGACTTGGCTGGATAGTCAGCAGTTAGCTCAAGGATAGGGTGAATGAGATGCCAACATTCGATAAGCTGAATATGCCCTTAGCGGGTAAATGCCTATAAATAATCCGGAAGATATGGAGTATTCGTTTTGCAATGAGAACACTTCACCTTTTCCTAATTTTCTATTAATTTGACTAACTTTTATAAAATTCCTCTACTGATAACCCACCGGCTCAATTAAATAAGTTGTCCATTTTTGCTCATTCTCATTGCCGGCAGGAATCGCTAAACGCCAAGTTTGAGCTTGTTGTTGACGTTGCAAATATACATCAAACGGCTTATTTCGCTGAAAGTTTTCTTTAGCCGGCAACTTAATTTTTAAATCATAATTTCCGCGAAGTCGAAACCCTTGTAAATCTTCAATCATCAGCGGCTCTCGCTTCTTAACTCCAATGCGAATAATTTCTAATTCTGGTGGCTGAGAAAGACCCAATTGCCGCACCAATTGCTGTTGAGTTTGGCTGACCTGCATTGC
Above is a window of Microcoleus sp. FACHB-672 DNA encoding:
- the recG gene encoding ATP-dependent DNA helicase RecG translates to MIDNKPDWVRLQKALSIEAENGFSDLVGKQYRFSEFLHLSFSQAPAALSPNDRQRWGEIATAFAGYPDLSVENRQGLIADTRVFLLQMQRVFLRRDANQEQESEEKSSSSSNVKQPKTAPLAPAASSSTSTASLDQPLTRLSGIGPRNGERLASLGLYTVRDLLYYYPRDHIDYARQVNIRDLEPGETVTIVATIKRSNCYSSPKNKKLTILELVLKDSTGQLKISRFLVGRMSNRGWQEQQRRMYPAGAVIAASGLVKANKYGLTLDKPEMEVLDNSTGSIESMKIGRVLPVYPLTEGVGADVVRKAVLAAMPAVNQIQDAMPAGLRDRYGLMKLKEAISNIHFPTDRDILAEARRRLVFDEFFYLQLGLLSRRANQRQVQNSAILASTGQLINDFYKVLPFKLTNAQQRVVNDILNDLQKPEPMNRLVQGDVGAGKTVVAVVAMLAAIQSGYQAALMAPTEVLAEQHYRKLVSWLNLLHLPVELLTGSTKTAKRREIHAQLETGELPVLVGTHALIQEGVNFHQLGLIVIDEQHRFGVQQRAKLQQKGVEGVAHVLTMTATPIPRTLALTLHGDLDVSQIDELPPGRQAIQTTVLAGSERENAYDLLRREIVQGRQAYVVLPLVEESEKLDLKSAIEEYQHLQDVIFPDVPVGLLHGRLNSAQKEDAIGKFRDGHTKILVSTTVVEVGVDVPNATVMLIENAERFGLSQLHQLRGRIGRGAHKSFCLLMANPKATADAKQRLQVLEQSQDGFFISEMDMRLRGPGQVMGTRQSGLPDFVLASLVDDQEILVLARDAAEKVMQKDATLDTWPRLKRELELRYERMLGGAIWT
- a CDS encoding DUF4351 domain-containing protein yields the protein MGLLNRRLGTVEPQLQECIQQLSIPQLEDLAEALLDFSQVGDLVTWLDSQQLAQG